GCCTCTTTACAAGTACTATCCCGAGCTCTTTTGAATTAAATACTATTATATCTCCTCTTTGCAGCTTATTTGTATTATATATTCTGGTTACAGCAATCCTGTCTCCGATTTTTATAGTCGGGTACATCGACGAACTCGGGACTTCGATCATAAAAAATAATGTTTTGTTTATGATTATTGCGATTAAAATAGCTGCTGCTATAGGCAAAAGCCAATCCTTCATTATATTAACTCCTGTACTGTTATTTTTTATATCTTTCATGTGCGGTACCACCCATCGAATTTTTTTGAACTTCCATTATATTACGCATTTTAAAAGCTAAGATTTCTTATTCTCCTATACCATTTTAATAAATTGCACAGTCCATGTCCATAAGATTATTTAATATTCTCCCGGTCAAAAGCTTTAAGGAATATCGATGAATGCCCTTTTGCCTTATTTTGCATATATTAAATATGAGATAATAAAATGGACGGGAGCATGTTAAATTGGCGCTTTTCTCAGGTGAGGAGAATTTTTTCAGGCATATTGTGATGTTTATCGTTATCCTTGCGCTGTTAGGGTTTATTCTGATATTATTTGGTCATACTGATATATTTTCAGGTATCTTTTTATTATTTCTTTCGATTTTTATAAACTATATAAAATCGTCGGGACTCTTTATTGTAAAATCAAGGATGTACTGGAATGACAAACATGTAACGTTAATCGACATAGCATTATCTCTGGCGGTAATTGCTCTGTTCGGTTATAAGTTTATAAATATTTATTCGAAAAATATTTTTTCTATAATAATATATAGTGGTTTTTACTTTATTTATATAGTGTATATATACTTTTCGTATAGATCACGGTGACAGAATATATGGAGTGCATATTTTATACTGAAATAATATTCTTCAGATGATTTTGATATATGCAATGCATGTAAAAACGCGGTAAAAATAGTGGAACAAGTCGGCATATGCATACGTCTAAAAGATGTAGTGGTATATATAAATATATTAGTTAATATATGGTATGATTTCTATATAGAGTATAAAAAGGTAGAGGGGGAAAAGTAATGAAAGCCAGGTTCATGAGGGTAATAATATTTTCAATGGCCTTGGTTCTTTTTTTATGTACAAGTGCTTCGGCAGAAAATAAAGGGGATATCAAATTCGATATACAAATAGGTTATGGTGGAGTATTTAAATTCAACAATATGGTTCCTGCCATTGTAGAGGTTGAAAACGGTGGCGGGAATATAGCAGGGGAACTTCAAGCCGAGATTCCAAACACAGATAACATGCTTACCATATATTCTGTACCTGTAAGTATATCAAGAGGTACTACTAAAAAATATCAGCTTGATTTGCCTTTAACATCTTATGGAAATATAACATTCAATCTTACAAAGGGAAAGGATGTAATATACAGGCAGAAGGCTTATATAAGCGGAGGATTGAGCCAGAATACATACTTCATAGGCATATTGAGTGACGATTTTGATTCGGTTAATTATTTCACTGATGCTAGACAGGATAGCGAAAGCGTAAAATTGGATGAAGACAACTTCCCCGAAAGCATCGAAGAAGCACAGATGTTCAACGCCATAGTTGTAAATAATTTTGATACATCAAAGCTTGACAAAAAAAAGTATGAAATATTGAAAGAATGGGTGCGACGAGGAGGTTTGCTTATAATAGGGACAGGACCTTCATATTCAAAGTCGCTATCTGCATTTAAGGATGGTTACATAACCGCAAAAATCGGTGGCATAAAGAAGATTTCAACGAATGCTTTGTATTCGTTCGTGGAAAAGAGCAGCAGCGCGCCTCTAAACATCGACATACTTGATATGGATATAGAAGGTTCAATACCATTGATAAAAGATGGGAACAATAATATTGCCCTCCGGATTGGCAAGGGCAGGGGAAATATAGTGGTATCATTGCTTGACTTCGGATTAAAGCCTATTTCGGACTGGGATGGGAATAAACCGTTTGCCTCAAATATTATAGCAGCCTTTCCGTACCAGAGCAATAGCAACCCGAATGGAAAATATGGTATGGGATCTTATTCCCTAATCGGAGGCTTGAAAATTATTCCCGATATTTACTACCCTAATCCGATGCTATATCTGCTTATATTTGGAACTTATATATTTCTTATAGGGCCTGTAAATTATCTCGTGCTGAAAAAGAAAGACAGAAGGGAATTCATGTGGTTTACAGTGCCGGCGTTATCCATAGTTTTTGCGTTTGTAATGTATATAGCGGGTTCATCTACGAGAATGAATAAGCCTATAGCAAATATAGTTTCAATAATGGATTTGTCCAATGGCGGACTAAATATTGAATCTTATGCAGGCATATTTACGCCGTATAAGGGCTCTATAAAAGTGCAGGCAGGAGATGGAATGGATATAAAACCTCCTATCGGGATAAGTTCAGGGCCGGGCAATTACAATATTAGTGCAGATAAAGCCGTTGTTGATTCCAAATATATTTTTGCTTCAAAAACAACAGCAGAGTTCTATAAAAATAAAATATGGGACATGAGGGTAACAGGACTTGATATAAATATTCCTAAAGCAGAAAAGGTTGACTGCAGTGTAAACTATGCCGATGGGGCTTTTGCAGGTTCAGTCAAAAATGATACGTGTTTTGACTTTGATGAAAGCTATATAATAGGCTCTAACTGGTATATTTCAACAGGATCTGTTAAAAAGGGCAAAACAAAGGAAATAACAAGTTCACCTGTTGATTTTAACTCTCCAGAAGACCTTGTCTGGAGCATATATCCTGTTGTGAAAGAGTATCGTATGAGCGCAGGAAGGTTCGACTCTAAGGATATCTTCAAGCTAAAGCAGGCAAGTCTTGCCTCCAGTCTTATACAGTACATAATAACATCCGATAAATTTAAAAATATAGGGATGAAATTTGTGGCCCTGAGTCGGTCGCAGATAGAAGGAAGCTTGATTGTAAACGATAATGAAATCAAAAAAAATGAAACCTTGATGGTGATATCCAATGTCAATGCCACATTTAAGAAGGGTAATGAGGCCGAATACCCGAAAGGATATTTATCGCCTGTATCCACAACATCGAATTTCAAGGAGTATAATCCATATGATAACTCATATATGGGAAAAGGCGATATGGAGGTTGATTTCAAGGTAGATGGGAATGTAAGCATAAAAGAAGTCCATGTGGAATGCACTACAAGCATAAAGCCATCGTCCAATGCTGGTTTAAAGGAATACCTGTGGGACAATAAAACAAGTTCCTGGGAAGAAAAAGATCTTTCAGCGTATAATTTAAGCGGTCAGGATATATCGAGATACATAAGCGGCAATGTTATTAAAATAAGAATCGTATCTGCGAACGCCAGTGCAAATATAAAATTGCCTCAAATAGCCGTGAAAGGGAGTGCTAAGTGATGCTTGAGATAAAGAACCTCTGCAAGAGGTATGGGAAATTTAACGCTCTCGATAATTTGTCGCTCAGTATTGACGAGGGGGAGATATTCGGGTTCGTAGGCCCCAATGGTGCTGGAAAGACGACAGCTATGAAAATAGTATGCGGGCTTTTATCACCGACATCCGGAAAGGTATATATAGATGACTCGGATATAATAGAGGATGTAAGGAAGGCAAAATCGAAGATAGGGTATATGCCCGACTTTTTTGGAGTCTATGATAACTTGAAAGTGGACGAATATCTGCAATTTTATGCCTCTATTTATGGCATAAAAAAAGCTGAGAGTAAAAAAATAACAAATGAACTTTTAGACCTTGTCGGGCTATCCGATAAAAGCCAGGAGTATGTCGACAGTCTGTCAAGGGGCATGAAGCAGAGGCTGTGCTTTGCCCGCTGCCTTGTACATAACCCAAGGCTTCTGGTGCTCGACGAGCCGGCTTCTGGCATGGACCCTAAATCAAGGATTGAGATGAAGGATATATTAAGAACATTAAAAGATATGGGCAAAACCATACTTGTAAGCTCCCATATACTTTCTGATCTTGCAAAGCTCTGTACGACAATCGGAATAATAGATCATGGAAGGATAGTCGCGCAAGGAAGCGTAGATGAAATCAATGCAAGGGTACATGGAAGGAGAACCATAAGGATAAAGCTGAAGAGAAAAACCGATGAAGCCTTACGACTTTTAAGAGAGTTTATAACCATAGATAAGGTATCCATCGAAAGGGAATATATCGAGGCAGGCTTTACAGGAGATGATAATGAACTTCGTGCTATACTGGAGCGTCTGATAACATGTAAGATCCCCGTAATCACCTTTACGCAAACTGAAGGAAACTTAGAAGATATATTTATGAAGGTCATAGGAGGCGCAAATACACGATGAATATAAATCCCGTATTTTTAAGGGAATTGAGGGTCAGGATGAGAGGCTGGAAATTACCTGCCATAATTGTAATATATCTTGCTATAATGGCATCTGTTTCGATTTTTATGCTTAAAATAGGGACAGGGAAGGATCTTTCTTTCATATATGTAAATCCGGATAAATTCACTGCAACTTATACATATCTGTCCATAATACAGTTTATGCTCATACTCTTTATTGCCCCTTCATTGACAGCCGGAGCAATTTCAGGTGA
This is a stretch of genomic DNA from Clostridiales bacterium. It encodes these proteins:
- a CDS encoding ABC transporter ATP-binding protein yields the protein MLEIKNLCKRYGKFNALDNLSLSIDEGEIFGFVGPNGAGKTTAMKIVCGLLSPTSGKVYIDDSDIIEDVRKAKSKIGYMPDFFGVYDNLKVDEYLQFYASIYGIKKAESKKITNELLDLVGLSDKSQEYVDSLSRGMKQRLCFARCLVHNPRLLVLDEPASGMDPKSRIEMKDILRTLKDMGKTILVSSHILSDLAKLCTTIGIIDHGRIVAQGSVDEINARVHGRRTIRIKLKRKTDEALRLLREFITIDKVSIEREYIEAGFTGDDNELRAILERLITCKIPVITFTQTEGNLEDIFMKVIGGANTR